From Cervus elaphus chromosome 25, mCerEla1.1, whole genome shotgun sequence, one genomic window encodes:
- the SMIM23 gene encoding small integral membrane protein 23 codes for MVVHQVGSRGRVAAERRGSRCEDRKQVRQELGGMQSPAFLLSCRVRRPELPASGGQGLGEKEGLCADGTPAQTLLALLVLVLYVGTGISGRSWEVSERIRECNYPQNPVTSQVFEYQTSDSPEEPIKVMRTWLKENLHVFLEKLEKEVQELERLVRDLEEWLDALLGEGHPEDLCSTVRNHL; via the exons ATGGTGGTCCACCAGGTGGGCAGCAGGGGCCGAGTGGCAGCCGAGAGAAGGGGAAGTCGCTGCGAGGACAGGAAGCAG GTGCGCCAAGAGCTAGGGGGCATGCAGAGCCCAGCATTCCTGCTGAGCTGCAGAGTCCGGCGGCCGGAGCTGCCGGCCTCTGGAGGACAAGGCCTTGGAGAGAAAGAAGGGCTGTGTGCTGACGGCACCCCGGCCCAG ACGCTGTTGGCATTGCTGGTCCTGGTGCTCTATGTGGGCACAGGAATATCAG GAAGAAGTTGGGAGGTGTCAGAAAGGATCAGAGAATGTAACTACCCCCAGAATCCTGTGACTTCCCAG GTGTTTGAATACCAGACCAGCGACTCCCCAGAAGAGCCGATCAAGGTCATGAGGACCTGGTTGAAAGAGAACTTGCATGTTTTCTTGGAGAAGCTAGAGAAAGAGGTGCAAGAGCTGGAGCGGCTGGTACGGGACCTGGAGGAATGGCTGGATGCCCTCCTGGGAGAGGGGCACCCGGAGGACCTCTGCTCCACCGTCAGAAATCACCTGTGA